The DNA segment ATATCCATATCTTCAGGGGCTTCACCTAGAACTTTTGAGAAAGCTTCTCGAGTCCAGTGCATCATTGCTTGTCTATTCGCCCACGCGTAGTTGGCTGCTGCAGCCATTGCGCCCAGATAGGCCTGCCCTTCTGGTGAGGTTACTGGTGCGCTACAAAGCTGTCTGTCAGGAACATCGATGTTGTACTTCTTCATGGCCCTGGTCATGTTTTTTATGTAATCGCTGCAGACTTGGTGGCCGAATCCTCTTGAACCACTATGGATCATGACGGTTACTTGCCCTTCTCGTGTAATGCCCATAGCTTTGGCGGCTTTTTCGTTGTAGATTTGGTCGACTCTTTGTATTTCCAGAAAGTGATTGCCTGAACCGAGTGTTCCAACCTGAGGTTTGCCCCTTCCTTTGGCGTGATCTGAGACCTTGCTGGCATCAGCCATTTCTAGGTTCCCATTAGCTTCCGTATGGTCAAGGTCACTTTCCCAACCAAAGCCGTTTTCCACAGCCCACTTCGAACCACCTTCTAGAACCTTATCGATTTCCCTGTCTGTATCTAGGCGGATTTTTCCTTTGCGCCCAACACCTGTGGGTACATCAGAATAGAGCCGATTGATGAGCGCATTGATTTTCGGGCGCACATCCTTTTCGTCCATGTTCGTTCTCAGAACGCGGACACCACAGTTGATGTCATATCCAACGCCTCCTGGGGATACAACACCCTCTTCATAATCAACTGCTGCAACCCCGCCAATCGGGAAACCATATCCTTGATGTCCGTCAGGCAACACCGTACTGTGTTTGTAGATTCCAGGGAGACAGGCAACGTTTGTGGCCTGGCTGAGCGTTTTGTCTCCACGTATGTGCCGAATCAGCTTGCTTGATGCATAGATTCGCACTGGAACCTTCATGCAGTTTTGTGTTCCTTTAGGAATTTCATAGGTAAGATTACCGACTTTCTCCGCATTCAATGTGACCAAACCCTATTCAATCTAAAGCTCAGGTAAGTCATGCTATAAGGCTTATGAAGCGTCATTTTTCGAGATAAAACTCGTATACTTCTAGTTGCCTGTTTTACATGAAAAATTCGGGATTCGAGTTGGTGGTCTAAATGATACCTACCAAAAACTAACTATCAACTCATGTCAAGTCTTGTTCCTGATGGCGATTCAGTTTCTGAAGCCGCAGATCATGTTTAGTGAGATTAGTTCACTCTAGTAGGTGGTTGAGCTTGTCGAAGAGCTCATCAATGCCTTCAAGCGATTCGGTATCGACCTGAGGGGGAATGAATTTCCGCAATTCTAGGATTTCTGCAACTTCGGCATCATGGAACAGCCAGAATTCGTGCTTTAGGTTTTTCTTAACTTGCGCCATTCAGATTTTCACTCCAAATGATATTCCATGCAAAAATACGTGTTTTGACGATATAACTGCTTTGTTAGTGGGTATGACGATTATCGAAATTGCCTTCGACAGAGCGTTCATTTTCCCGGGATTTTTCGTCCCCAGTTATAGTAAGCGACGGCAAATCATTTAATATGTGAAATCAGTCCACTCACATAACGGTGAACATCGTTCCATCGCTTTGGAACGAAATCG comes from the Candidatus Thorarchaeota archaeon genome and includes:
- a CDS encoding RtcB family protein — encoded protein: MKVPVRIYASSKLIRHIRGDKTLSQATNVACLPGIYKHSTVLPDGHQGYGFPIGGVAAVDYEEGVVSPGGVGYDINCGVRVLRTNMDEKDVRPKINALINRLYSDVPTGVGRKGKIRLDTDREIDKVLEGGSKWAVENGFGWESDLDHTEANGNLEMADASKVSDHAKGRGKPQVGTLGSGNHFLEIQRVDQIYNEKAAKAMGITREGQVTVMIHSGSRGFGHQVCSDYIKNMTRAMKKYNIDVPDRQLCSAPVTSPEGQAYLGAMAAAANYAWANRQAMMHWTREAFSKVLGEAPEDMDMQLIYDVAHNMAKIEEHEIDGKNRKVVVHRKGATRAFPPHHAETPAAYKEIGQPVLIPGTMGTASYVLVGDHRGMELSFGSTAHGAGRIMSRTQAKRDFYGRDVQRKLGGEGIVIKAQKGAIIAEEAPGAYKSVDEVVRVSDELGIATKVLRLTPMGVIKG